The DNA region CCGGCTGAGATAGATGACCGGGGCGAGACCGACCAGCACGATCACCAGGGCGGGCAGGGCGGCATCGTCCAGCCGCTCGGTCGAGGCCATGCGGAAGGCCTCGATCGCCAGCGTGTCGAAGTTGAAGGGCCGCAGGATCATCGTCGCCGGCAGTTCCTTGGTGATGTCGACGAAGACCAGCATGGCGGCGCTGAGCAGGCTGGGCCGCAGCAGCGGCAGATGCACCCGGCGCAGCACCTGCGACGGCGTATGGCCGAGCGCGCGCGCCGCCCCTTCCAGATTGGGACCGATCTTGGCGAATCCGGACTCCAGCGGCCCGTAGGCGACGACGAAGAAGCGGATCAGGTAGCCATAGAGGATGCCGGCGATGGTGGTGCCGAGGATGGCGCCCATCGGCCAGCCGGTCCAGTCGCGCGTCAGCCCGATGGTGATGAGGATGCCCACCGCGATCACCGTGCCCGGCGTGGCATAGCCGAGCGAGGCGAGACGCGCCGCCCCGGTTGAGAATCCGCTGCGGTCGTGCCGTGCGCCATGGATCACCATCAGGGCCACCGTCACGACCAGCAGCGCGCCGCTGGCGCCGAGGAGGAAGGTGTTGACCGTCAGGTCGGTGAAGCGGGCGAGCGTCAGCTCGGTGCCGCCGCGCAGGATCATGCGGATCAGCACGGCACCCGGCAGCAGGAAGCCGAACAGAACCGGGGTCAGGCAGACCGCCCAGGCCAGCAGGGTGCCGCGGGCCGACAGGCGTTGGGTGGGCAGGGCGCGATAGCGGCCGGTGGTCTGGTGAAAGCGCATCTTTCCGCGCGACAGCCGCTCCAGACCGACCAGTGCCAGCACCAGCAGCAGCAGCACGGCGGCGAGCTGCGCCGCCGCCGCCGGATCGCCCAGCGCGAACCAGGTGCGGTAGATGCCGACGGTGAAGGTGTCGATGCCGAAATAGCGCACGGCGCCGAAGTCGGCCAGCGTCTCCATCAGGGCATAGCCGACGCCGGCCACCAGGGCCGGGCGGGCCAGCGGCAGGGCGACGCGGCGGAAGGCGCCGAACCGGGTGCAGCCCAGCGTCCGGCTGGCCTCCAGCACGCAGACCGACTGTTCCAGGAAGGCGGCGCGGGTCAGGACATAGACGTAGGGGTACAGAACCGACGACAGCACCAGCCCGGCGCCCCAGGCGGTATGGATGTCGGGGAACCAGTAGTCGCCGCGGCGCCAGCCGAAGGTGGCGCGCAGGAAGGATTGCAGCGGCCCGGCATATTGCAGAAAATCGGTGTAGGTGTAGGCCAGCACATAGGCCGGCATGGCCAGCGGCAGCAGCGGCAGCCATTGCAGGACCCCGCGCCCGCGGAAGTCGTGCATGGTGACGGTCCAGGCGCAGGCGACACCGGTCACCAGGGTGACCACCCCGACGATACCGAGCAGGATCACGGTGTTGAGGATGTAGCCGGGAAGCACCGTCCGTGCCATATGCCCCCACAGATCGGTGGAGACGCCGGCCGCCTGGACGAAGACGGCGAGGATCGGCAGGGCGATCAGCAGCGCGAGGACCGGGGCGAACAGCCCGGCCGGGCCGATACGGGACCACAACTGGCGGAGAGGGAAGGACGGGGAGCCGGGGGACTTCGCGTCGGTCGCCATCGCCATGCGGAAACATCCTTGCAGTGTGCAAAAAGAAGGCGGCGCCTGCTCCCTGTCAGGGGGGCAGGCGCCGCCTGTACTCTACCCTATATGCGAACCGTTATCAGCTGGCTTCGGCGGCGCGCGAGTGGCGCTTGCGCTCGTTCGGGTCGAGGTAGCGCTTGCGCAGGCGGATCGACTTCGGCGTCACTTCCACCAGCTCGTCATCGGAGATGTAGGACAGCGCCTTTTCCAGGGTCATCTGGATTGGCGGGGTCAGGCGGACAGCCTCGTCCTTGCTGGTGGTGCGGATGTTCGTCAGCTGCTTGCCCTTGATGACATTGACCTCGAGGTCGTTGCCGCGGGTGTGCTCGCCGATGATCATGCCCTGGTAGACCGGAACGCCCGGATCGATCAGCATCGGGCCGCGGTCTTCCAGATTCCACAGGGCATAGGCCACCGCGGTGCCGTCGCTGTTGGAGATCAGCACGCCGGTGCGCCGCGCCGCGATGGCGCCCTTGAACGGGGCGTAGCCGTGGAACAGGCGGTTCATGATGCCGGTGCCGCGGGTGTCGGTCAGGAACTCGCCCTGGTAGCCGATCAGGCCGCGCGACGGGGCGTGGAAGACGATGCGGGTCTTGTTGCCGCCCGACGGACGCATCTCGATCAGGTCGGCCTTGCGCTCCGACATCTTCTGCACGACGGTGCCGGAGAACTCCTCGTCGACGTCGACGACGACCTCCTCGATCGGCTCCAGGCGCTGGCCGTTCAGCGGGTCGGTCTTGAACAGCACGCGCGGACGGCTGATCGCCAGCTCATAGCCTTCGCGGCGCATGGTCTCGATCAGGATGCCCAGTTGCAGTTCGCCACGGCCGGCGACCTCGAAGGCGTCGCCGCCCTCGGTGTCGGCGATGCGCAGAGCCACGTTGCCTTCGGCCTCGCGGAACAGGCGGTCGCGGATCATGCGGCTGGTGACCTTGTCGCCCTCGCGGCCGGCCAGCGGGCTGTCGTTGACGGAGAAGGTCATCGCCAGGGTCGGCGGGTCGATCGGCTGGGCGGCCAGCGCCTCGGTCACTTCCGGGGCGCAGATGGTGTCGGCCACGGTGGTGTTGGTCAGGCCGGCCAGCGCGACGATGTCGCCGGCATGGGCCTCGTCCACCGGAACGCGCTCCAGGCCGCGGAAGGCCAGCACCTTGCTGATGCGGGCGTTCTCGACCAGCTTGCCGTCGCGGCTCATCGACTTGACGGCCATGTTGACCTTGACCGAGCCGGTCAGGATGCGGCCGGTCAGGATGCGGCCCAGATAGGGGTTCGCCTCCAGCGTGGTCGCCAGCATGCTGAAGGGCAGGTTCTCCTCGACCTTCGGGGCCGGGACATGGTCGCGGATCAGCTCGAACAGCGGGGTCAGCGTCTCGCGGGCGCCGTTTTCCAGATCGGTGGTCGCCCAGCCGTTGCGGCCCGAGGCGAACAGGGTCGGGAAGTCGAGCTGCTCGTTCGAGGCGTCGAGCGAGGCGAACAGGTCGAACACCTCGTCATGCACCTCGTGCGGACGGCCGTCGGGACGGTCCACCTTGTTGATCACGACGATGGGGCGCAGGCCGAGCTTCAGCGCCTTGCCCAGCACGAACTTCGTCTGCGGCAGCGGGCCTTCGGCCGCGTCGCAGAGCAGGACGACGCCGTCGACCATGGAGAGGATGCGCTCCACCTCGCCGCCGAAATCGGCGTGGCCCGGGGTGTCGACGATGTTGATGCGCAGGTCGTTCCACAGGACCGACGTGCACTTGGCCAGGATGGTGATGCCGCGCTCGCGCTCCAGGTCGTTGGAGTCCATGGCGCGTTCGGCCACCTGCTGGTTCTCGCGGAACGAGCCGGCCTGCTTGAGGAGTTGGTCGACCAGCGTGGTCTTGCCGTGGTCGACGTGGGCGATGATGGCGACGTTACGGAGATTCATGGAGCCTTGGTCTCGCAATGGCACCCCCGACACGCAGCACCTCGCCGCAAACAACAAAAAGGCCCGCCGAAAGAAATCGGTGGGCGCTGTCGGGGAAACTGTTGCGGCGCAATATATGGATCCCAGCCGAAAACGCAAGCGCCGTGCCCTTTGGCCTAACGCGAATTTCCGGGATGGAGCCATGCGTCATTGGATCCTACATTGGGCAGGATGATCCGTCTCGCTTCCGCTTCCCGCCGCCGCGCGGCTGTTGCACCCAAGGTTGCAGCCCCTGGGATTGCCGCCCCTGGGATTGCCGCCATGCCGCTGAAGGCCCCGATCGCCGCGCCGCTGGTCGCCGCCCTGCTGATGCTGGGGCCGGCGGAGGCCGGGCGCGCCCAGAACGCCGCCGCCGACGGCATCCAGGGGGCGCCGTCGGCGGACAACGCCCCGGCGGACGAGGAGGTGCGTCCCGCCGGTATCGCCTATGAGGTCGACATCACCGGCGTCGAGGATGACGGGCTGCGCGACACCTTGCGCGGCGCCTCAACCCTGGTGGAGCTGAAGGACGACCACCCGCCCTCGCTGATCGGGTTGGAGCGCCGGGCCGACAGCGACCGCGACCGGTTGCAGACGGCCCTGCGCTCCGCCGGCTATTACGACGCCAGACTGGACATCGGCATCAGGGATCCGGCGGGGACCGCCACCCTGCCCGCCGCAGCGGAGGCGCCGCCGGTCCAGGTGACGGTGGCGGT from Azospirillum sp. B510 includes:
- a CDS encoding ABC transporter permease, which gives rise to MAMATDAKSPGSPSFPLRQLWSRIGPAGLFAPVLALLIALPILAVFVQAAGVSTDLWGHMARTVLPGYILNTVILLGIVGVVTLVTGVACAWTVTMHDFRGRGVLQWLPLLPLAMPAYVLAYTYTDFLQYAGPLQSFLRATFGWRRGDYWFPDIHTAWGAGLVLSSVLYPYVYVLTRAAFLEQSVCVLEASRTLGCTRFGAFRRVALPLARPALVAGVGYALMETLADFGAVRYFGIDTFTVGIYRTWFALGDPAAAAQLAAVLLLLVLALVGLERLSRGKMRFHQTTGRYRALPTQRLSARGTLLAWAVCLTPVLFGFLLPGAVLIRMILRGGTELTLARFTDLTVNTFLLGASGALLVVTVALMVIHGARHDRSGFSTGAARLASLGYATPGTVIAVGILITIGLTRDWTGWPMGAILGTTIAGILYGYLIRFFVVAYGPLESGFAKIGPNLEGAARALGHTPSQVLRRVHLPLLRPSLLSAAMLVFVDITKELPATMILRPFNFDTLAIEAFRMASTERLDDAALPALVIVLVGLAPVIYLSRTIAASRPGHGG
- the typA gene encoding translational GTPase TypA — its product is MNLRNVAIIAHVDHGKTTLVDQLLKQAGSFRENQQVAERAMDSNDLERERGITILAKCTSVLWNDLRINIVDTPGHADFGGEVERILSMVDGVVLLCDAAEGPLPQTKFVLGKALKLGLRPIVVINKVDRPDGRPHEVHDEVFDLFASLDASNEQLDFPTLFASGRNGWATTDLENGARETLTPLFELIRDHVPAPKVEENLPFSMLATTLEANPYLGRILTGRILTGSVKVNMAVKSMSRDGKLVENARISKVLAFRGLERVPVDEAHAGDIVALAGLTNTTVADTICAPEVTEALAAQPIDPPTLAMTFSVNDSPLAGREGDKVTSRMIRDRLFREAEGNVALRIADTEGGDAFEVAGRGELQLGILIETMRREGYELAISRPRVLFKTDPLNGQRLEPIEEVVVDVDEEFSGTVVQKMSERKADLIEMRPSGGNKTRIVFHAPSRGLIGYQGEFLTDTRGTGIMNRLFHGYAPFKGAIAARRTGVLISNSDGTAVAYALWNLEDRGPMLIDPGVPVYQGMIIGEHTRGNDLEVNVIKGKQLTNIRTTSKDEAVRLTPPIQMTLEKALSYISDDELVEVTPKSIRLRKRYLDPNERKRHSRAAEAS